A window of Fragaria vesca subsp. vesca linkage group LG7, FraVesHawaii_1.0, whole genome shotgun sequence contains these coding sequences:
- the LOC101296042 gene encoding nematode resistance protein-like HSPRO2-like codes for MVDLDWKAKMVSSDIPSKSPRLSNKLHHLSIPTSFRAAPLQSDIAAASDQACSTYEHYLRLPELRRLWSTTEFPAWKSEPVLKPALQGLEISFRFVSTVVSDPRPYANRREWRRRLESLITSEVQLIALLIEDDEEDSESRGAAPIVDLTTSGGALARDGSFAESSLLPRLAAWQKSESVAQKILYSIECEMRSCPYTLGLGEPNLAGKPNLEYDAVCKPSELHSLKKSPYDNYIDNHENQALYTTHQILESWVFVCHELLKRVNRRVESNAAEKAASDCYLIERVWNLLAEIEDLHLLMDPEDFLRLKNQLKIKTVDDTESFCFRSKGLVQITQLCKDLKHKVPKVLGVEVDPMGGPRIQEAAMRLYSEKTGSGKIHLLQAMQSIESAVKRFYFSYKQVLVVLMGSLEAKGNRVVVGPEYGDALSQIYLEPTYFPSLDAAKTFLGDGLSHENVAERRTRRR; via the exons ATGGTTGATTTGGATTGGAAAGCAAAGATGGTCTCCTCAGATATACCCAGCAAATCACCCAGGCTCTCCAACAAGCTCCACCACCTCTCCATCCCCACCTCCTTCCGCGCCGCCCCTCTCCAGTCCGACATCGCCGCCGCCTCCGACCAAGCCTGCTCCACCTACGAGCACTACCTCCGCCTCCCTGAGCTCCGCCGCCTATGGTCCACCACCGAGTTTCCCGCCTGGAAATCCGAGCCTGTTCTCAAGCCCGCTCTCCAAGGCTTGGAGATCTCCTTCCGCTTCGTCTCCACCGTCGTCTCCGACCCGCGGCCGTACGCTAACCGGAGAGAGTGGCGCCGCCGCCTTGAGTCGTTGATCACTAGTGAGGTTCAGCTCATCGCTTTGTTGATCGAGGACGACGAGGAGGACAGCGAGTCACGCGGCGCGGCGCCGATCGTGGATTTGACGACGTCCGGCGGCGCGTTGGCTCGCGACGGGAGCTTTGCCGAA TCCAGCCTGCTGCCGCGGCTCGCCGCGTGGCAAAAGTCGGAGTCGGTGGCGCAGAAGATTCTCTACTCGATCGAGTGCGAGATGCGGAGCTGTCCCTACACTCTCGGCCTCGGAGAACCAAACCTCGCCGGAAAACCGAACCTCGAATACGACGCCGTTTGCAAACCGTCGGAGCTTCATTCCTTAAAGAAAAGCCCCTACGATAACTACATCGACAACCACGAGAACCAGGCGTTGTACACCACGCACCAGATCCTCGAGTCGTGGGTGTTCGTCTGCCACGAGCTTCTCAAGCGCGTGAACCGCCGTGTGGAGAGCAACGCCGCCGAAAAAGCCGCGAGCGACTGTTACCTTATCGAGCGCGTCTGGAATCTTCTAGCAGAAATCGAGGACCTCCACCTCTTGATGGACCCGGAGGACTTCCTCCGCCTCAAGAATCAGCTCAAAATCAAAACCGTCGACGATACGGAGTCGTTTTGCTTCCGATCAAAAGGGCTGGTTCAAATCACACAGCTTTGTAAAGACTTGAAGCACAAGGTTCCGAAGGTGCTGGGAGTCGAGGTGGACCCGATGGGCGGGCCGAGAATCCAGGAGGCGGCAATGAGGCTCTACTCGGAGAAAACCGGGTCGGGTAAGATCCATTTGCTTCAGGCGATGCAGAGTATCGAGTCGGCGGTGAAGAGGTTCTACTTTTCGTATAAGCAGGTGTTGGTGGTGTTGATGGGGAGCTTGGAGGCGAAGGGGAACAGGGTCGTGGTGGGACCCGAGTACGGCGACGCGCTGAGTCAGATTTATCTGGAGCCGACGTATTTTCCGAGCTTGGATGCGGCGAAGACGTTTCTTGGGGACGGTTTGAGTCATGAGAACGTGGCGGAGAGACGGACGAGGAGGAGGTAG
- the LOC101295091 gene encoding probable LRR receptor-like serine/threonine-protein kinase At3g47570-like: protein MTTLFLLTNLFQSTVIANASSNETDRFALLNLKESIVSDPQGLLNSWNESIHFCKWQGINCSRRHQRVTALNLPAAELHGTISPYIGNLSFLRFINLGSNNFSGKIPQQVDHLFRLQYLNLSANMLEGGIPLNLTFCPELRVLSIGQNRLTGKIPSEIVSLTKLVHFNVDRNNLTGGIPPFLGNLSSIGRLSLGGNPLGGTVPEEIGRLRNLWFFSINSGNLTGMIPPSLFNMSSLEVISYTFNEFKGSIPPDIGLNMPNLQEVYLAGNDFSGEIPASFSNASQLKKFDIWDNMFVGDVPTSFGNLPNLHWLNLGFNHLGSNSYNDLDFITSLTNCSSLKMLSLSVNKFGGVLPNSIANFSTNLSQLYLESNQIGGTIPETLGNLNNLIAFALDVNLFTGIIPASFGKLQKLQLLSLSANRLSGRIPSSLGNLTQLFEFNVSQNELEGSIPPNIGNCQLLQEMDLSDNKLSGDIPSQVIGLSTLNYLNWSHNSLTGSLPVEVGKLKSASTLDLSYNNLTGGIPENIRSCLSLEFLHLQGNLLQGMIPSSLASLKGLQILDLSGNKLSSQIPKDMQRLQFMIYLNLSFNNLEGVVPQEGVFQNISAISLDGNTKLCGGVPELQLPPCTIKVSKQRKLQGFKLKLTISIVAGCSVLFALMLAVYWRRKTQKTKPVSEVASNNSFSKVSYQTLHQATGGFSSSNQIGSGGFSSVYKGIIDELENNAVAIKVLNLQQKGASKSFVAECNALRSIRHRNLVKILTCCSSTDYNGNDFKALVFEYMSNGSLEEWMHRENQSRSLNLLQNLNIAFDVASAVCYLHDHCEPQIIHRDLKPSNVLLDDEIVARVSDFGLARLIPTTADSSENQSSTVGIKGTIGYAAPEYAVGVEPSAQGDVYSYGILVLQLFTGRRPTDEMFVDGFNIHTFVKTGIQGRLMEIVDPTLITTLEEETAISTTNNDIETDGGNIDNQNLNRMDSYVGKCILPTLKIGLACSEESPRNRISMEEVLKELHHVKIAYTAIGADIRRERPTRS, encoded by the exons ATGACCACCCTTTTCCTTCTCACCAATCTTTTCCAATCGACCGTCATTGCAAACGCCTCGAGCAATGAAACTGATCGATTCGCGCTGCTCAACCTCAAGGAATCCATAGTCAGTGACCCACAAGGGTTGTTGAACTCATGGAACGAATCCATTCACTTCTGCAAATGGCAAGGAATTAATTGCAGCAGACGACATCAAAGAGTAACAGCCTTGAACCTACCAGCTGCTGAGTTGCATGGAACTATATCGCCATACATTGGCAACCTCTCCTTCCTCAGGTTCATCAACCTTGGAAGTAACAACTTCTCTGGCAAGATTCCGCAACAAGTTGATCATTTGTTCCGACTGCAATATCTAAATCTCAGTGCCAACATGTTGGAGGGGGGAATTCCATTAAACCTGACCTTTTGTCCGGAACTGAGAGTACTAAGTATTGGACAAAACCGCCTTACCGGCAAGATTCCTTCAGAGATTGTCTCGTTGACGAAGCTTGTGCATTTTAACGTTGACAGAAACAATTTGACAGGAGGCATCCCACCTTTCTTGGGAAATCTTTCATCAATCGGAAGACTTTCATTGGGAGGGAACCCATTAGGGGGCACAGTTCCTGAGGAAATAGGACGACTGAGAAACCTCTGGTTTTTTAGTATTAATTCCGGTAATCTCACTGGTATGATCCCTCCCTCCCTTTTTAACATGTCATCTCTGGAAGTCATTTCATATACGTTTAATGAGTTTAAGGGCAGTATTCCGCCTGATATAGGCCTAAACATGCCTAATCTCCAAGAAGTGTACCTCGCCGGAAATGATTTCTCTGGAGAAATCCCAGCTTCATTTTCCAATGCTTCTCAACTTAAAAAGTTTGATATCTGGGACAATATGTTTGTAGGGGATGTTCCCACAAGTTTTGGAAATCTTCCTAATCTCCATTGGCTCAACCTCGGTTTCAATCATCTAGGAAGTAATTCATATAATGATTTGGACTTCATAACATCCCTGACCAATTGCAGCAGTCTGAAGATGCTTTCTTTGAGTGTCAACAAATTTGGAGGTGTTTTACCCAACTCCATAGCCAATTTCTCAACCAATCTTTCTCAACTTTACCTTGAGAGCAATCAAATAGGGGGAACAATTCCTGAGACATTAGGGAATCTCAACAATTTAATAGCCTTTGCCCTGGATGTTAATCTGTTCACAGGTATCATTCCAGCTTCTTTTGGGAAGTTACAAAAGCTGCAATTATTATCTTTATCTGCAAATAGATTATCAGGACGAATCCCTTCTTCCCTAGGAAACCTCACCCAACTGTTTGAATTCAACGTATCACAAAATGAGTTAGAAGGAAGCATTCCTCCAAATATTGGTAACTGCCAACTTCTGCAGGAGATGGATTTATCAGACAATAAGCTTAGTGGAGATATACCATCACAGGTCATTGGTCTGTCCACACTTAACTATCTCAACTGGTCACATAACTCACTAACCGGCAGTCTGCCTGTGGAAGTGGGTAAGCTGAAAAGTGCCAGTACACTAGACCTCTCTTATAATAATTTGACTGGAGGAATTCCGGAAAACATTAGAAGCTGTCTGAGCCTTGAATTTCTCCACTTACAAGGGAATCTTTTACAAGGTATGATACCTTCTTCTTTGGCTTCCTTGAAGGGTCTTCAGATCCTAGATCTTTCGGGAAACAAATTGTCAAGCCAAATTCCAAAGGATATGCAGAGACTTCAATTTATGATATATTTGAATCTTTCATTCAATAATCTGGAGGGTGTGGTACCCCAAGAGGGAGTGTTTCAAAACATCAGTGCAATATCATTGGATGGAAATACAAAACTCTGTGGTGGTGTTCCGGAACTGCAACTACCACCATGCACCATCAAAGTATCAAAGCAAAGAAAGTTGCAAGGTTTCAAACTGAAGCTCACTATTTCTATTGTCGCTGGATGCTCCGTTTTGTTTGCTCTCATGTTAGCTGTTTACTGGAGGAGGAAAACTCAGAAGACGAAACCAGTATCTGAAGTGGCATCAAACAACTCTTTTTCAAAGGTTTCATACCAGACACTTCATCAAGCTACTGGCGGATTCTCTTCGAGCAATCAAATTGGATCAGGCGGGTTTAGCTCTGTCTACAAAGGGATTATTGATGAGCTAGAAAACAATGCAGTTGCCATAAAGGTCCTGAACCTTCAACAGAAAGGTGCTTCCAAGAGCTTTGTGGCAGAATGCAATGCACTAAGAAGTATCAGACACAGGAATCTTGTGAAGATTTTAACATGTTGCTCCAGCACAGATTACAATGGTAATGACTTCAAAGCTCTAGTTTTTGAGTATATGTCAAATGGAAGTTTAGAGGAGTGGATGCATAGAGAAAATCAATCAAGGAGTTTGAACCTTCTTCAAAATCTGAATATTGCTTTTGATGTGGCTTCTGCTGTGTGTTATCTTCATGACCATTGTGAACCACAAATTATCCACCGTGACTTGAAGCCAAGCAACGTTCTTCTGGACGATGAGATAGTTGCTCGTGTTAGTGATTTTGGGTTGGCAAGACTAATCCCAACGACCGCAGACTCCTCTGAAAATCAAAGTAGCACAGTTGGGATAAAGGGAACAATTGGCTATGCAGCTCCAG AGTATGCAGTTGGTGTTGAGCCATCAGCACAAGGGGATGTATATAGTTACGGGATACTTGTGCTGCAATTGTTCACGGGAAGAAGACCCACTGATGAAATGTTTGTAGACGGTTTCAATATCCATACTTTTGTTAAGACGGGCATACAAGGAAGGCTTATGGAAATTGTAGATCCTACTCTTATTACCACTTTAGAAGAAGAGACTGCAATCTCAACAACAAACAATGATATCGAAACTGATGGAGGCAACATTGACAATCAGAATTTAAACAGGATGGACAGTTACGTGGGGAAGTGCATACTTCCAACCCTTAAGATTGGACTTGCATGCTCGGAAGAATCACCAAGGAATAGGATTTCTATGGAGGAGGTCCTCAAGGAGCTACACCATGTGAAAATTGCTTACACTGCCATTGGTGCTGACATCCGTCGAGAGAGGCCAACAAGAAGCTAA
- the LOC101295381 gene encoding LRR receptor-like serine/threonine-protein kinase EFR-like has product MENFRYLHVLALLLFTNLLRPTTVVSSFGNETDHLALLKFKESIVADPQGFLNSWNDSVHFCKWQGVTCGIRHQRVTALNLPHSNLHGTISPYIGNLSFLRTFYIPNNSLSGKIPQQVDRLFRLRHLNLSLNILEGGIPDNLSFCRELIIISFGSNRLTGKIPSEIGSLMKLVHLNLEKNNLTGGIPPSLGNLSSLAVLTLPWNNLVGTVPEVLGRLRSLSSFAIGVNDLSGMFPPSLFNISSMKDLSITGNKLKGSIPPGIGQNMPNLQKMLLGMNEFSTQIPASFSNASQLQELDVWGNHFVGQVPLSFGNLPNLRWLNFGYNNLGSNSSNDLIFMTPLTNCSNLEMLCLSDNNFGGVLPNSVSNFSTQLTELYLGGSQIAGTIPETLGNLKSLIVLGLDDNLLTGTIPTSFGKLQNLQLLYINSNRLSGRIPSSLGNLTRLSQLYLPENELEGRIPPNIGNCKQLHEMDISNNKLSGEIPPQIMGLSSLSMLLNLSQNLLTGNLSVEVGKLNNIRTLDISGNNLTGEIAETIGKCESLEFLYLQGNHFQGTIPSSLASLRGLQYLDLSQNNLSGHIPKDLQGLPFLIYLNLSSNYLEGEVPKEGVFRNTSAISLDGNAILCGGVSELQLTACRVEETKHRKLHGFKLKFTISLVVGCSLLFAVLIALYWTRKNQKKKPLYAAVSSVTLLPNVTYQTLHQATAGFSPSNQIGSGGFGSVYKGILDQDSIVAIKVLNLQQKGASKSFMAECNALRNIRHRNLVKIISCCSSTDYNGNDFKALIFEYMSNGSLEEWLHRKNQYAGSLNLLQRLNIAVDVASALCYLHDHCEPQIIHRDIKPGNVLLDDDMVAHVGRRPTDEMFVDSYNIHTFVETGIQGVLMQIVDPTLIAILEEEIETSTTNDEVTNLCGYDSEIEADEENIDGENLNKMKSYVWKYILPTLKIGLACSEESPRNRISMKEVLKELQHVKNTYTYSVPTCVQRGQEEAKRDNFHQQAVPI; this is encoded by the exons ATGGAGAACTTTAGATACCTGCATGTCCTCGCCCTTCTCCTTTTCACCAATCTTCTCCGACCTACCACTGTCGTAAGTTCATTTGGAAATGAAACCGATCACTTGGCTTTGCTCAAATTCAAAGAATCCATAGTCGCCGATCCACAGGGGTTCTTGAACTCATGGAATGACTCCGTTCACTTTTGCAAATGGCAAGGAGTTACTTGTGGCATAAGGCATCAGAGAGTAACAGCCTTGAACCTTCCACACTCTAATTTGCATGGCACCATATCACCATACATTGGCAACCTCTCCTTTCTCAGGACCTTTTACATTCCGAACAACAGCCTCTCTGGCAAGATTCCGCAACAAGTTGATCGCTTGTTCCGACTGCGACATCTCAATCTAAGTCTCAACATTTTGGAGGGGGGAATTCCAGACAACCTGAGCTTTTGCCGGGAATTAATCATCATAAGCTTTGGATCAAACCGCCTTACCGGCAAAATTCCTTCAGAGATAGGCTCGTTGATGAAGCTTGTGCATCTCAATCTAGAGAAAAACAATCTGACAGGAGGCATCCCACCTTCCTTGGGGAATCTTTCATCACTCGCTGTACTTACCTTGCCATGGAACAATTTGGTGGGCACAGTTCCAGAGGTGCTAGGTCGATTGAGAAGCTTATCAAGTTTTGCAATTGGTGTCAATGATCTCTCTGGTATGTTCCCTCCCTCCCTTTTCAACATATCATCTATGAAGGACCTTTCAATTACTGGCAATAAACTTAAGGGTAGTATTCCGCCTGGTATAGGCCAAAACATGCCTAATCTCCAAAAAATGTTGCTCGGCATGAATGAATTCTCAACGCAAATCCCAGCTTCATTTTCCAATGCTTCTCAGCTTCAAGAGCTTGATGTTTGGGGAAATCATTTTGTAGGGCAAGTTCCCTTAAGTTTTGGGAATCTTCCTAATCTCCGGTGGCTTAACTTCGGGTATAATAATCTAGGAAGCAATTCATCAAATGATTTGATATTTATGACACCTTTGACAAATTGCAGCAATCTGGAAATGCTTTGTCTGAGTGATAACAACTTTGGAGGTGTTTTACCCAACTCTGTATCCAATTTCTCAACCCAACTGACTGAACTCTATCTTGGGGGCAGTCAAATAGCGGGAACGATTCCTGAGACATTAGGAAATCTCAAATCTTTAATAGTTTTGGGATTGGATGATAACTTGCTCACTGGAACCATTCCAACTTCTTTTGGGAAGTTACAAAACCTGCAATTATTATATATAAATTCCAATAGACTATCAGGACGGATCCCATCTTCTCTAGGAAATCTCACCCGATTGTCTCAACTTTATTTACCAGAAAATGAATTAGAAGGAAGAATTCCTCCAAATATTGGTAATTGCAAACAGCTGCATGAGATGGATATATCAAACAATAAGCTTAGTGGAGAAATACCACCACAGATTATGGGTCTCTCCTCCTTGTCTATGTTGCTCAACTTATCGCAAAACTTGCTAACTGGGAATCTGTCTGTGGAAGTGGGTAAGCTGAATAATATCAGGACACTAGACATCTCTGGAAACAATCTAACGGGAGAAATTGCAGAAACCATTGGGAAATGTGAGAGCCTTGAATTTCTTTACCTACAAGGGAACCACTTTCAAGGTACAATACCATCTTCTTTGGCTTCTCTGAGAGGTCTTCAGTATCTAGATCTTTCACAAAACAACTTGTCAGGACATATTCCAAAAGACCTACAGGGACTTCCATTCTTGATCTATTTGAACCTTTCGTCCAATTACCTAGAGGGTGAGGTACCGAAAGAAGGAGTTTTTCGAAACACAAGTGCAATATCATTAGATGGAAATGCCATACTCTGCGGTGGTGTTTCGGAATTGCAGCTAACAGCATGTCGCGTTGAAGAAACAAAGCATAGAAAGTTGCATGGTTTCAAACTGAAGTTCACAATTTCTTTAGTCGTTGGATGCTCTCTTCTGTTTGCAGTGCTCATAGCTCTTTATTGGACGAGAAAAAATCAAAAGAAGAAACCGTTATATGCTGCAGTGTCATCAGTCACACTCCTTCCAAACGTTACGTACCAGACACTACATCAAGCTACTGCCGGATTCTCTCCAAGCAATCAAATTGGATCAGGCGGTTTTGGCTCTGTCTACAAAGGGATTCTTGATCAAGACAGCATTGTTGCCATAAAGGTTCTCAACCTTCAACAGAAAGGAGCTTCGAAAAGTTTCATGGCTGAATGCAATGCACTGAGAAATATCCGACATAGGAATCTTGTGAAGATCATATCATGTTGCTCCAGCACAGATTATAATGGTAATGACTTTAAAGCTCTCATTTTTGAGTATATGTCAAATGGAAGTTTAGAGGAGTGGCTGCACAGAAAAAACCAATATGCAGGAAGTTTGAACCTTCTTCAAAGACTGAATATAGCTGTCGATGTGGCTTCTGCTCTGTGTTATCTTCATGACCACTGTGAACCACAAATTATTCACCGTGACATTAAACCAGGCAACGTTCTTCTGGACGATGACATGGTTGCTCATGTAG GAAGAAGACCAACTGATGAAATGTTTGTAGACAGCTACAATATCCATACTTTTGTGGAGACGGGCATACAAGGAGTGCTTATGCAAATTGTGGATCCTACTCTTATTGCCATACTAGAAGAAGAAATTGAGACTTCAACAACCAACGATGAAGTGACCAACCTCTGTGGTTACGACAGTGAAATCGAAGCTGATGAAGAAAACATAGACGGTGAGAACTTAAACAAGATGAAGAGTTACGTGTGGAAGTACATACTACCAACCCTTAAGATTGGACTTGCATGCTCCGAAGAATCACCAAGGAATAGAATTTCTATGAAGGAGGTCCTCAAGGAGCTTCAGCATGTCAAGAATACTTACACGTACTCGGTGCCGACATGCGTCCAGAGAGGCCAAGAAGAAGCTAAAAGAG ATAACTTCCACCAGCAAGCTGTCCCAATATGA